Proteins from a single region of Eretmochelys imbricata isolate rEreImb1 chromosome 20, rEreImb1.hap1, whole genome shotgun sequence:
- the ZBTB39 gene encoding zinc finger and BTB domain-containing protein 39, whose amino-acid sequence MGMRIKLHSTDHPNNLLKELNKCRLSETMCDVTIVVGSRSFAAHKAVLACAAGYFQNLFLNTGLDAARTYVVDFITPANFEKILSFVYTSELFTDLINVGVIYEVAERLGMEDLLKACHSTFPDLESSAITKQPSGSGEGRSGPLGSTATEPNPSLGELRSSGEHFGPERNCILHGELAGGYKEDDRNPMSESGHNLPLMHQPLPKTEEQELTEQFASPTNMVAQPSLGNVNMAVQTTASTCQPYKIQSNGDFSKTSFFAADTSLDISTGSNSCPSNSDHSKDQGFGQMDELQLEDLGADELHFEDTGEELGPVEEVIELSDDSEEELAFENDSRESKAMPCQVCKKVLEPNIQLIRQHARDHVDLLTGNCKVCETHFQDRNSRVTHVLSHIGIFLFSCDMCETKFFTQWQLTLHRREGVFDNNVIVHPSDPLPSKINLFGGGPGSELVCTACGKPLAKDFHTVRGHILDHMNLKGQTCGVCDQRQLNLCSLMWHTLSHLGISVFSCSICANSFVDRHLLEKHMAVHQSMEETLFRCHFCGQSFKLEAAYRYHVSQHKCGGSLDVVRPSFGDRLQQQALQKRKVPEEFLSEDLALQNQPGNSKYSCKVCGKRFAHTSEFNYHRRIHTGEKPYQCKVCHKFFRGRSTIKCHLKTHSGALMYRCTVCGHYSSTLNLMSKHIGVHKGSLPPDFTIEQTFMYIIHSKDAEKNTDS is encoded by the coding sequence ATGGGCATGAGGATCAAGCTACACAGCACGGATCACCCCAACAACCTGCTGAAGGAACTCAACAAGTGCAGGCTGTCGGAAACCATGTGTGACGTCACCATTGTGGTGGGGAGCCGCTCCTTTGCTGCACACAAAGCAGTGCTGGCCTGCGCGGCCGGCTACTTCCAGAACCTCTTCCTAAACACGGGGCTGGATGCTGCCAGGACCTACGTGGTGGACTTCATCACGCCGGCCAACTTTGAGAAGATCCTGAGCTTCGTCTACACCTCTGAGCTCTTCACGGACCTCATCAACGTGGGCGTCATATACGAGGTGGCAGAGAGGCTGGGCATGGAGGATCTGCTCAAGGCCTGTCATTCCACCTTCCCCGACTTGGAGAGCTCAGCTATTACCAAGCAGCCCTCTGGGTCGGGAGAAGGCCGTTCGGGCCCTTTGGGCAGCACGGCGACAGAACCAAACCCTTCCCTGGGCGAACTCCGGAGCAGTGGGGAGCACTTTGGCCCTGAGCGGAATTGCATCTTGCATGGGGAATTGGCAGGTGGCTACAAAGAGGATGACAGGAATCCCATGAGTGAATCCGGCCATAACCTGCCTTTGATGCATCAACCGCTTCCAAAGACAGAAGAGCAGGAACTGACGGAGCAGTttgcttctcccaccaacatggTGGCTCAACCCAGCCTGGGCAATGTAAACATGGCCGTTCAAACCACTGCAAGTACCTGCCAGCCCTATAAGATCCAGAGTAACGGGGACTTCAGCAAGACCAGCTTTTTCGCTGCTGATACCTCGCTGGACATCTCCACCGGGAGCAACTCCTGCCCCAGCAACAGTGACCATTCCAAAGATCAGGGCTTCGGGCAGATGGATGAGCTGCAGCTGGAGGACCTAGGGGCTGACGAGCTGCACTTTGAAGACACTGGCGAAGAGCTGGGCCCGGTGGAGGAGGTCATTGAGCTGAGCGACGACAGCGAGGAGGAACTGGCCTTTGAGAACGACAGCCGGGAGAGCAAGGCCATGCCCTGCCAGGTGTGCAAAAAGGTCCTGGAACCCAACATCCAGCTGATCCGCCAGCATGCGAGGGACCACGTGGACCTGCTCACCGGCAACTGCAAGGTGTGTGAGACCCACTTCCAGGACCGGAATTCCCGGGTCACCCATGTCCTGTCCCACATCGGgatcttcctcttctcctgcgaCATGTGCGAGACCAAGTTCTTCACCCAATGGCAGCTCACCCTCCACCGGAGAGAGGGGGTGTTTGACAACAACGTTATCGTCCACCCCAGCGACCCACTGCCCAGCAAGATCAACCTGTTTGGCGGAGGGCCCGGCTCGGAGCTGGTATGCACCGCCTGCGGGAAGCCACTGGCCAAAGATTTCCACACTGTCCGGGGCCACATCCTGGACCACATGAACTTGAAAGGCCAAACATGTGGCGTGTGCGACCAGCGGCAGCTCAACCTCTGCAGCCTGATGTGGCACACCCTGTCCCACCTGGGCATCTCCGTCTTCTCCTGCTCCATCTGTGCTAACAGCTTCGTGGACCGGCATCTGCTGGAGAAGCACATGGCAGTCCATCAAAGCATGGAAGAGACTCTCTTCCGATGCCATTTCTGTGGCCAGAGCTTCAAGCTGGAAGCGGCTTACCGCTACCATGTCAGCCAGCACAAGTGTGGCGGCAGCCTGGACGTCGTCCGGCCCAGCTTCGGAGACCGGCTCCAGCAGCAAGCCCTCCAGAAGAGGAAGGTGCCCGAGGAATTCCTGAGCGAGGACCTGGCTCTGCAGAACCAGCCAGGAAACAGTAAGTACAGTTGCAAGGTCTGTGGGAAGAGGTTTGCCCACACGAGCGAGTTCAACTACCACCGGAGGATTCACACGGGAGAAAAGCCTTACCAGTGCAAAGTGTGTCACAAATTCTTCCGCGGCCGCTCCACCATCAAGTGCCACCTGAAGACGCACTCGGGGGCCCTCATGTACCGATGCACTGTGTGTGGACACTACAGCTCCACCTTAAACCTCATGAGCAAGCACATCGGCGTCCACAAAGGCAGCCTGCCGCCCGATTTCACCATCGAACAGACGTTCATGTACATAATCCATTCCAAAGACGCAGAGAAAAACACAGACAGCTGA